Below is a window of Lebetimonas sp. JH292 DNA.
CAGTGTCTGATCAGATAAATGTTCCAATAAGTATTTCCCATGATTTGGCCAACAAACCTTTAAGCTCTTTGAATAATATTTTATTACACCCTATAAGAAACGGAAAAATCACATTAAATATTTATGATGATAAAGGGAATTTTATTAAAAATATTTCAGTATCCGTTAACAAAAACGATTCATTAAACGATGTAATCAATAATATAAACAATGCTTTTAACTCAAACGGGATAACCGACACCCAGGCAAAACTCTTAAACGGGCAATTAAAATTTGTTAACAGTCAAAACGCTGAAGCTTCAAATGTATTGGTAAAAGATGACGGAAGTACGCTTTTTAGTGCAATGAATGAAATAGAATATCTGCCTATAAATAAAATAAATCAAACCCAACTTCCGCTTCCGATGGAAAACGGCTCTTTTGATTTAGTAGTATATAATGACAAAGGGAAAGAGTTAGCCAAAAGAAAAATTATTATCAACATGAATTCAAATGATCCTAAATATTCCACTATTGAGGGAATAGTTTCTCAAATTAATACACCAAATATCGACGATAACAACGACAATAATCCAGATAACGACGTTGACGATTACTATAACGCCGGTTATTTAAACGGAAAATTTATTCTTTCCAAAAAAACAGATGAAAATACATATGTGGGAATAGATGAAGACAGCGCAAAATTTGGAGGGGCTATTGGAATAAACAAATTTTTCACGGGAAACAACGCTGAAAATATAGATATAAAAAAAGAGCTTTACGAAACCCCGAGTAAAATTCAGGCAAATAAAACACCGAGCTCAGGAGACAATAAAATAGCGAATTCCATTTTACAGCTTCAGTTTGAAAAACTCAATTTTTATGAGAAAAACAATATTTCCAATGAAACTGTTTTTGAATATTACAGAAATATAACAGGAGAACTTGCCGATAAAACGAAAAACATATCTTCAAAAAAAGAAGTTGCCCAGACACTTATGACAAATATTTCAAACGAATATTACAGTGTCAGCGGGGTTAATATAGACGAAGAACTGATTAATCTGGAAAAATTTCAAAGAGGATATCAGGCAAATGCAAAAGTCATTACCACTATAAACCAGATGCTTGATAGCCTCTTTAATATCAGATAGATTTATCATAATCTATCTGAATAATATCTTCCAATAAATCCCATCCAAAATGCATAACATCAATTTCTGTTATTTTATCCAGATATTTTCCGTTATCATTCATAATGGTATATAATTCTGCCGTCATTTCGGACTTTGGATAAAAATTGCTCGCAACGACATCTTGTTTTTCCCCGTTCATTTCCACATTGTTTGGTAAAAGCAAATCACAAAATTTGTTATAAATTTCATTATCCGGTTTTTTAATGTCACAAGCGCTGTAGCCTATTTTTATTTCATTTATATCGGGATTTTTTTCATATTCAAAATATCCGTCGCCGTTTGTTTTTAAAAGCAGAATAATATCCCCCGTTTTAAAATTTTCATTTATTATTTTGTCAATATCTTTATTAATATAATCAATATCCTCCGCCGTAAAAATTTTATTTTCAATTTCTATTTCAATGCCCTCAGGATTGATTCCTGTCAAATCTTCATTTAAACTCAACGCTTCCGCTTCCCCGCTGTCAAGATAAGCCGCAACATTCTCTTTTAGTCTCTCAATTTCTTTTGAATCATCCAAATCGTAATCATCTAAATTTATAAGATATGAATAATCATAAATTTTAATAATATTCGTATCGCCTCTGATTATCATTTTGTCTCCTCTTTTTATATAATTATAACAAATTATCAAAGAGAAAAAATGGAAAAATTAAAAAAGAAATTAGACAGTTTGATAGATAACAATATTTATGAAATAAATGAAAAAAAACTCGATCCAATTATGATAGCCCAAAAACATAATGATGAATATATAGCGTTAACTGCAGCCCTCTTCTCCTACGGAAATGTAAAAGCCATTTTGAAATTTTTAAATTCAATTGATTTTAATTTTCTTGAAACAAAAAAAATACCGACAAATCTTTATTACCGTTTTCAGACCAAAGAAGACATATATCAGTTTTTTAAAGCATTAATCAGTATGAAAAAAGAATATTCTCTAAACGATT
It encodes the following:
- the flgK gene encoding flagellar hook-associated protein FlgK, which produces MGISSAFNIAQTGLNAHQKAIDVTSNNIANASNKAYTRQRAEFSTLGDVNTIPGDIGIGVQIKSIVRIKDIFLFNRFTQASANLQNLSAQEKYLQEISTYFPDTTDNGIYKNLKDFFDAWQNLASNPNDSSVKVDLASKTKILADSIKQVRNSITDIKQNINSEIKTKTDEANDIIKKISELNKNIYANEANNIDHANDLRDERDKLEKRLKELLDVKIYKNGLKSFKSGGSSNIDYEKNYSISLSGYPLLDNSTYYPIKLTDNHGDVDINIQKEDHTLTDITNNINGGEIGGLLNIRGKEINEKGEPTDGIIGEILNKLDTFASSLIKNVNSLYSQAAQSNAVSDQINVPISISHDLANKPLSSLNNILLHPIRNGKITLNIYDDKGNFIKNISVSVNKNDSLNDVINNINNAFNSNGITDTQAKLLNGQLKFVNSQNAEASNVLVKDDGSTLFSAMNEIEYLPINKINQTQLPLPMENGSFDLVVYNDKGKELAKRKIIINMNSNDPKYSTIEGIVSQINTPNIDDNNDNNPDNDVDDYYNAGYLNGKFILSKKTDENTYVGIDEDSAKFGGAIGINKFFTGNNAENIDIKKELYETPSKIQANKTPSSGDNKIANSILQLQFEKLNFYEKNNISNETVFEYYRNITGELADKTKNISSKKEVAQTLMTNISNEYYSVSGVNIDEELINLEKFQRGYQANAKVITTINQMLDSLFNIR